A stretch of the Acidilobus sp. 7A genome encodes the following:
- the amrS gene encoding AmmeMemoRadiSam system radical SAM enzyme encodes MSESKRNAYVREAKFWEPLKDKPGWVKCNLCHRRCLIAPGRWGVCGVRKNVDGKLYTYVYGLLTSYNIDPIEKKPLSHFNPGSQVLSISTVGCSFFCQFCQNWEISQSRLEKGLYGEYHSPDEVVKDALNVGADGISYTYNEPTIMYEFMYDAAVRARKAGLFNTMVTNGYITPEAIDELGNYMDAATVDFKGGGNREFYRKHMGVPDPEPIFETLKAMKQKGIWIEITNLVVPRYGDSEDDIRKLARWVVDNLGDRVPFHLLKFYPAYKMIDLESTPVKTLEKLAKVAKGEGLKYVYIGNVPGHPLEHTYCPNCGYPVIERYGFYVTAWRLTKDNRCPRCGAKIDIVGTFRNKTGPAPISLL; translated from the coding sequence GTGAGTGAGAGTAAGCGGAATGCCTACGTGAGGGAGGCGAAGTTTTGGGAGCCTCTGAAGGATAAGCCGGGCTGGGTCAAGTGCAACCTCTGTCACAGGCGCTGTCTCATAGCCCCAGGCAGGTGGGGCGTGTGCGGAGTCAGGAAGAACGTTGATGGGAAGCTCTACACTTACGTCTATGGCCTGCTGACGTCCTACAACATTGACCCAATAGAAAAGAAGCCCCTGAGCCACTTTAACCCAGGCAGTCAGGTCCTCAGCATATCAACTGTTGGGTGCAGCTTCTTCTGTCAGTTCTGCCAAAACTGGGAGATAAGCCAGAGCAGGCTTGAGAAAGGCCTCTATGGAGAGTATCATTCGCCTGACGAGGTGGTAAAAGACGCCCTGAACGTTGGCGCTGATGGTATCTCGTACACTTACAATGAGCCAACCATAATGTATGAGTTCATGTACGACGCCGCAGTGAGGGCAAGGAAAGCGGGCCTATTTAACACTATGGTGACTAACGGCTATATCACGCCCGAGGCCATAGACGAGCTAGGGAACTACATGGACGCCGCCACCGTTGACTTCAAGGGAGGCGGTAACAGGGAGTTCTACAGAAAGCACATGGGGGTCCCCGACCCTGAGCCCATATTTGAAACCCTTAAGGCCATGAAGCAGAAGGGCATCTGGATAGAGATCACTAACCTTGTGGTGCCAAGGTATGGCGACAGCGAGGACGATATAAGGAAGCTAGCCAGATGGGTAGTGGACAACCTGGGTGACAGGGTCCCGTTCCATCTGCTCAAGTTCTACCCTGCATATAAGATGATAGACTTAGAGAGCACGCCCGTTAAGACGCTTGAGAAGCTTGCAAAGGTTGCCAAGGGCGAGGGCCTCAAGTATGTGTACATAGGCAACGTGCCAGGCCACCCGCTCGAGCACACGTACTGCCCCAACTGCGGCTACCCTGTGATAGAGAGGTACGGCTTCTATGTGACGGCGTGGCGCCTCACCAAGGACAATAGGTGCCCCAGGTGCGGAGCTAAGATAGATATAGTTGGAACCTTTAGGAATAAGACGGGGCCCGCGCCTATCTCGCTGCTTTAG
- a CDS encoding 50S ribosomal protein L40e, with the protein MPVTDPELVKIVQDRVFNVLICRKCGAHNPPGAKKCRRCHSTDLRPKRKELAKVKTA; encoded by the coding sequence ATGCCTGTGACAGACCCCGAGCTGGTGAAGATAGTACAGGATAGGGTGTTCAACGTACTTATATGCAGGAAGTGCGGGGCACACAACCCTCCAGGGGCCAAGAAGTGCAGGAGATGCCATAGCACGGACCTCAGACCTAAGAGGAAAGAGCTGGCTAAGGTCAAAACTGCATGA
- a CDS encoding 30S ribosomal protein S26e: MPKKRESRGRRKGDKGKSRMIQCDNCGRLVPEDKAICVTRSYTPVDPQLAAELEKKGAIIPRYPVTKCYCISCAIHYGLVKIRAEDERKPRLNII; the protein is encoded by the coding sequence ATGCCAAAGAAGAGGGAGAGCAGAGGCAGGAGGAAGGGCGATAAGGGCAAGTCCAGGATGATTCAGTGCGATAACTGCGGCAGGCTCGTGCCGGAGGACAAGGCAATATGTGTCACAAGAAGCTACACGCCAGTTGACCCCCAGCTGGCCGCGGAACTCGAGAAGAAGGGCGCCATAATACCTAGGTACCCCGTAACCAAGTGCTACTGCATAAGCTGCGCTATACACTACGGTCTTGTAAAGATAAGGGCTGAAGATGAGAGAAAGCCCAGGTTAAACATCATCTGA
- the rpl18a gene encoding 50S ribosomal protein L18Ae yields MSEAAKVKVFVVEGRMLLSHDKFPEWHKFKVFVTALKEKDALEKVYSDLGSRHKLKRYHIKVQNVREASLDEVTDAHILSILGATRVK; encoded by the coding sequence ATGAGCGAGGCAGCAAAAGTAAAAGTATTCGTAGTCGAGGGGCGGATGCTGCTGTCACATGACAAGTTCCCAGAGTGGCATAAGTTTAAGGTGTTTGTGACAGCGCTTAAAGAGAAGGACGCTCTTGAGAAGGTCTACTCTGATCTCGGCAGCCGGCATAAGCTAAAGAGGTACCACATAAAGGTACAAAACGTTCGGGAGGCCTCACTTGATGAGGTGACTGACGCGCACATACTGTCGATCCTTGGTGCAACTAGGGTGAAGTGA
- the pfdA gene encoding prefoldin subunit alpha, translating into MAGEQQGRAVTLDELVAQLDAIRSQANNLRSLLDSLTEERGSVVRSKDGLDAIARSSQGSVVLFPLSDNYEVLVEAIPQNKDKVLVHLGADVYAKLDVSEGLKILSEREGELNKAIGEVSQRLAQLESLEAQYESVIQQALASAQRAKGAQG; encoded by the coding sequence ATGGCTGGCGAACAGCAGGGGCGCGCGGTGACCTTAGATGAGCTCGTGGCGCAACTAGACGCCATAAGGAGCCAGGCGAACAACCTGAGGAGCCTGCTAGATAGCCTGACGGAGGAGAGGGGCTCCGTTGTAAGGTCAAAGGATGGGTTAGACGCTATAGCTAGGTCATCCCAGGGCTCTGTGGTCCTATTCCCCCTCAGCGATAACTATGAGGTGCTCGTAGAGGCCATACCTCAGAACAAGGACAAGGTTCTGGTTCACCTAGGAGCGGACGTCTACGCAAAGTTGGACGTCTCAGAGGGCCTCAAGATACTAAGCGAGAGGGAGGGCGAGCTTAACAAGGCTATAGGCGAGGTCAGCCAGAGGCTCGCCCAGCTGGAGAGCCTGGAGGCTCAGTACGAGAGCGTTATACAGCAAGCGCTGGCGTCAGCCCAGCGTGCTAAGGGCGCGCAGGGCTGA
- the ftsY gene encoding signal recognition particle-docking protein FtsY, translating to MFDKLKNAFKGFASSIAESVEKKELSEKDIEGPLQELFMNLIEADVAYDVADALMSELKSRLIGAKVRRGTDLEAYVAETLKSYLSSTFSVMGEELPQLVKGKCSGSGTPYVITFFGVNGVGKTTTIAKVAYLLKSHELSPVIAAADTFRAGAQEQLRLHAERLGVYFIGGSYGADPASVAFNAISYAKSKHACAVLIDTAGRMHVDADLMGELKKIVRVANPDLRVLVVDALTGNDAVEQARTFNENIGIDAIILTKLDADVKGGVAISVAAITKKPIAYVGVGQNYGDLKPFSPDYIIKLLFS from the coding sequence TTGTTTGATAAGCTTAAGAACGCGTTCAAGGGGTTTGCCTCTTCAATAGCTGAATCCGTAGAGAAGAAGGAACTGAGCGAGAAAGATATAGAAGGCCCACTTCAGGAGCTTTTCATGAACCTTATAGAGGCCGACGTCGCATATGATGTTGCCGACGCTTTGATGTCAGAGCTGAAGTCAAGGCTTATAGGCGCCAAGGTCAGGAGGGGCACGGACCTAGAGGCATATGTGGCGGAGACTTTGAAGTCCTACCTGTCTTCAACATTCAGCGTCATGGGTGAGGAGCTTCCCCAGCTGGTTAAGGGGAAGTGCAGCGGCAGTGGCACACCTTATGTGATAACCTTCTTCGGTGTCAACGGTGTCGGCAAAACAACTACGATAGCTAAGGTGGCTTACCTACTTAAGAGCCATGAACTGAGCCCCGTGATAGCCGCTGCTGACACATTCAGGGCAGGCGCCCAAGAGCAACTCAGGCTTCACGCCGAAAGGCTGGGCGTGTACTTCATAGGGGGGTCCTACGGAGCTGACCCAGCTAGTGTGGCGTTTAATGCCATAAGCTATGCGAAAAGCAAGCACGCCTGTGCGGTTCTGATAGACACCGCTGGAAGAATGCACGTGGACGCTGACCTTATGGGGGAGCTTAAGAAGATAGTTAGGGTTGCAAACCCTGATCTTAGGGTTCTAGTAGTAGATGCTCTTACAGGTAACGACGCAGTTGAGCAGGCTAGGACGTTCAATGAGAACATAGGCATAGACGCCATCATACTTACTAAGCTCGACGCTGATGTGAAAGGTGGCGTGGCAATCTCAGTAGCCGCTATAACAAAGAAGCCCATAGCATATGTCGGCGTTGGCCAAAACTATGGCGACCTTAAGCCTTTTAGTCCAGACTATATAATCAAGCTTCTTTTTAGCTAA
- a CDS encoding CBS domain-containing protein — protein MTMAPRVSSYMNSPVYVVKQSDTLAHARNLMLKKDIGRLVVIDESERPVGVLSLTDIIDSLYGSNYYRPLDEIKVSEVMSKEVITVDLNKSLRTVASLMIKHKVGGLPVVDKNGKLVGIITRTDIVRAYGEKYAGKVKVSEAMRTDFPSASPTHSIYYLAKLIESSPVKKVVIVDNDGKPVGVVAKKDIAFAHIPSALLTARGKDRYVKSKVVDPLKDKVVGIRNYLVPIAEDIMSRDVIVAKEDDDLATVASTMAAERIGCTPVIDSTGRAIGIVTKQDIVQLATRIF, from the coding sequence ATGACTATGGCTCCTAGGGTCTCAAGCTATATGAATTCTCCTGTCTACGTCGTCAAACAGAGCGACACGCTTGCACATGCTAGGAACCTCATGTTAAAAAAGGACATAGGAAGGCTCGTAGTCATTGACGAGTCTGAGAGGCCGGTTGGCGTGCTATCCCTGACTGATATAATAGACTCGCTCTACGGCTCCAACTACTATAGGCCCCTCGACGAGATCAAAGTCTCTGAGGTCATGTCAAAAGAAGTTATAACTGTAGATTTAAATAAGAGCCTCAGGACTGTCGCAAGCCTTATGATAAAACACAAGGTAGGAGGTCTGCCGGTAGTTGATAAGAATGGCAAGCTAGTCGGAATAATAACTAGAACGGACATTGTTAGAGCGTACGGTGAGAAGTACGCTGGCAAGGTAAAGGTTTCAGAAGCTATGAGAACAGACTTCCCCAGCGCTAGCCCCACTCACAGCATATACTACCTAGCTAAGCTGATAGAGTCAAGCCCTGTAAAGAAGGTCGTAATAGTCGACAACGACGGAAAGCCCGTGGGTGTAGTTGCTAAGAAGGACATAGCTTTCGCGCATATCCCGTCAGCGCTGCTAACCGCGAGAGGGAAGGACAGATATGTCAAGAGCAAAGTGGTGGACCCGCTGAAAGACAAAGTGGTGGGCATCAGAAACTATCTGGTCCCTATAGCAGAGGATATAATGTCACGAGACGTAATAGTAGCAAAAGAAGATGATGACCTAGCCACTGTGGCAAGTACCATGGCAGCCGAGAGAATAGGCTGCACCCCCGTGATCGACAGTACCGGAAGAGCCATCGGCATTGTAACTAAGCAAGACATAGTTCAACTCGCTACAAGGATTTTTTAG
- a CDS encoding CBS domain-containing protein, translating to MSAKRAGLKVSNKAKIVSNVAVRRWEGTKYLRADAEPNWSQRIKEKEGDITLIASKPAVTITSTSTVLEAVERMYEKRVRGLVVVDSSDKLKGTIMATDVVNYLGGGSLYTIVEQRHGHDIFGALRSEKVESIMNPTPLYATVSSKISETLKLMVLNGMGLVPIVAADGTPYGVVTEHDIVRYLVNKDLGIKVKDVMTSNLVVTYESDTIKRAAQLMSLYGFRRVPVLSADGTYVVGIVSAMDFIAFFGSHEALKKLSSYDIEEVLSTKVSDIMSRDVVTTDEDEDVGAAASIMNSHNTNSLIVVDKNNEVKGIITERDILLSVALR from the coding sequence ATGAGCGCTAAAAGGGCTGGCCTCAAGGTGTCAAACAAGGCTAAGATAGTCTCTAACGTGGCGGTGAGAAGGTGGGAGGGCACCAAGTACCTAAGAGCTGACGCCGAGCCCAACTGGAGCCAAAGGATTAAGGAGAAGGAGGGTGACATAACTCTCATAGCTTCAAAGCCGGCCGTAACCATAACTTCAACGAGCACAGTACTGGAGGCCGTTGAACGCATGTATGAGAAAAGGGTTAGGGGCCTTGTCGTTGTTGACTCCTCCGACAAGCTGAAGGGCACAATAATGGCCACTGACGTCGTTAACTACCTGGGAGGCGGCTCACTCTACACTATTGTTGAGCAGCGTCACGGCCATGATATATTTGGTGCGCTGAGGTCAGAGAAAGTCGAAAGCATCATGAACCCCACGCCCCTTTATGCCACGGTGTCATCGAAGATCTCTGAGACGCTCAAACTGATGGTTCTCAACGGGATGGGCCTCGTGCCGATAGTTGCAGCTGACGGCACGCCATACGGTGTCGTGACAGAGCATGACATAGTGAGGTACCTTGTTAATAAGGATCTCGGTATAAAAGTGAAGGATGTCATGACTTCGAATTTAGTGGTAACTTATGAGAGTGACACTATAAAGAGGGCCGCACAACTCATGTCGCTTTATGGTTTCAGGAGGGTGCCTGTGCTGTCTGCCGACGGCACTTACGTTGTGGGCATTGTAAGCGCCATGGACTTCATAGCGTTCTTTGGATCCCATGAAGCCCTAAAGAAGCTTTCAAGTTATGACATAGAGGAAGTGCTCTCCACTAAGGTGTCAGATATTATGAGCCGTGACGTGGTCACCACAGATGAGGATGAAGACGTAGGAGCAGCGGCGTCAATAATGAACTCGCATAACACCAATAGCCTTATTGTTGTAGATAAGAATAACGAAGTGAAAGGGATCATAACAGAGAGGGATATCCTGCTCTCAGTGGCCCTAAGGTGA
- a CDS encoding CBS domain-containing protein produces MELKDVVNKDRSTGSLVKLRVVDIIGKSKISKAFVSPDTRLVEVRKIIRDEALRSIAVVDSDGKLIGIITRGSVLSVASSKSEAMASSVAEPPMVILRPDVTLGEAIKSMLKADEWASPVVDSNGRFLGFLTFDDIVQLMINCCAENLKSVSVSDVMSTNVVAVSEEDFISKIWNRMRELRYAGLPVVDSSGRLVGMITQYDLIAKGYSRIHLESEGGASRGPRVKDVMSRSVTYLYPWSSLYEVASLMAKHSYGRVPIVNNSKELKLVGIVDREDVVKSLVR; encoded by the coding sequence GTGGAGCTTAAAGATGTTGTAAATAAAGACCGTTCCACAGGCTCCCTTGTCAAGCTTCGCGTAGTAGATATTATAGGCAAAAGCAAGATCTCTAAGGCCTTTGTGAGCCCAGATACAAGGCTCGTAGAGGTTAGAAAAATTATAAGAGATGAAGCTTTGAGAAGCATCGCTGTCGTTGACTCTGACGGTAAGCTGATAGGCATAATAACAAGGGGCTCCGTACTCAGCGTCGCCTCTTCTAAGAGTGAGGCCATGGCGTCCTCGGTGGCGGAGCCTCCCATGGTTATACTTAGGCCTGACGTCACCCTAGGCGAGGCCATAAAATCTATGCTGAAGGCCGATGAGTGGGCTTCCCCTGTGGTTGACAGTAACGGAAGGTTCCTAGGATTCCTCACATTCGATGATATAGTTCAGCTCATGATAAATTGTTGCGCGGAAAACCTCAAGAGCGTCAGCGTAAGCGATGTCATGTCAACAAACGTAGTCGCTGTAAGTGAGGAGGACTTCATATCAAAAATATGGAACAGAATGCGGGAGCTAAGGTATGCAGGGCTGCCGGTGGTTGACAGCAGCGGAAGGCTTGTAGGCATGATAACGCAGTACGACCTAATAGCAAAGGGCTACAGCAGAATTCACCTGGAAAGCGAGGGAGGAGCTTCCAGGGGGCCTCGCGTCAAGGATGTCATGAGTAGGAGCGTCACCTACCTTTACCCATGGTCGTCCCTCTACGAGGTCGCCTCCCTTATGGCTAAGCACAGCTATGGCAGAGTTCCAATAGTTAACAACAGTAAGGAACTTAAGCTCGTTGGCATAGTTGATAGGGAAGACGTAGTGAAATCGTTGGTCAGGTGA
- the spt4 gene encoding transcription elongation factor subunit Spt4, translating into MPARAPTKRMPYKACKSCGALVPKDATVCPVCGGTSFVDDWDGIVVILDNSELASRLKFSKKGTFALKVAGSYTFK; encoded by the coding sequence TTGCCAGCCAGGGCCCCCACCAAGAGGATGCCATACAAGGCGTGTAAGAGCTGTGGCGCCTTGGTTCCAAAAGACGCAACCGTATGCCCTGTGTGCGGCGGAACCTCGTTCGTTGATGACTGGGATGGCATAGTTGTGATACTAGATAACTCTGAGCTCGCAAGCAGGCTTAAGTTCTCAAAGAAGGGCACTTTCGCGCTTAAAGTTGCTGGCTCCTACACCTTTAAGTGA
- a CDS encoding GTP-dependent dephospho-CoA kinase family protein codes for MNGSTIISYYIPPELREDFSNPRGVLVAGSLKEFIELRQWTKVICLGDVVTAYCMEASRLPDVVAFDGKTQRAELKIVSEEDLKLKGFRLVTAVNPPGGLSLSSIDAMCRAISESSKGERVAIKVQGEEDMLTLATLSCAPTNSLVIYGIPNRGAALVVVDTLISRELQTKLLRLRPITKAIS; via the coding sequence TTGAATGGCAGCACAATAATAAGTTACTACATACCCCCTGAGCTTAGGGAAGACTTCTCAAACCCCAGGGGGGTCCTCGTTGCCGGCTCGCTCAAGGAATTCATAGAGCTTCGGCAGTGGACTAAGGTTATATGCTTGGGTGACGTAGTCACAGCCTATTGCATGGAGGCTTCAAGGCTTCCTGACGTTGTAGCATTCGATGGGAAGACGCAGCGCGCCGAACTGAAGATTGTTAGCGAGGAGGACCTTAAACTAAAGGGCTTCAGGTTAGTAACAGCTGTGAATCCCCCTGGAGGGTTGAGCTTGAGCTCCATTGACGCCATGTGCCGTGCCATTAGCGAGAGTAGTAAAGGGGAAAGAGTCGCAATAAAGGTTCAGGGAGAGGAGGACATGCTTACCTTGGCGACGCTCTCCTGTGCGCCGACAAATAGCCTGGTGATCTATGGCATACCTAACAGGGGTGCCGCGCTCGTTGTCGTAGACACGTTAATATCCCGTGAGCTGCAAACAAAGCTGTTAAGGCTGAGGCCTATTACGAAGGCTATTTCTTGA
- the priX gene encoding DNA primase noncatalytic subunit PriX, with translation MAEACKESRDACHQEAEALLKRLCPDPGFCSLANEARRDYSWIEVALKRGVPDGRHRLILYVLSRYLVNVKGLSTSDAIEEVRGFLDRCCKNYGNCSKVYDSWIRNVLEKVKTGGWKPWTLERVKEKDPDLYGIIVKVLGGPEQAKGDN, from the coding sequence GTGGCAGAGGCGTGCAAGGAGTCCCGGGACGCCTGTCACCAGGAAGCCGAGGCTCTACTTAAGAGACTCTGCCCCGACCCGGGCTTTTGTAGCCTAGCTAATGAGGCCAGACGGGACTATTCTTGGATTGAGGTCGCTCTTAAGCGCGGGGTCCCCGATGGCAGGCATAGACTGATCCTGTACGTCCTTTCGAGGTACCTTGTCAATGTAAAGGGCCTCAGCACTAGTGATGCAATCGAGGAGGTCAGAGGCTTCCTTGACAGGTGCTGCAAGAACTACGGCAACTGCAGCAAGGTTTACGACTCCTGGATAAGGAACGTGCTGGAGAAGGTTAAAACTGGCGGGTGGAAGCCCTGGACCCTAGAAAGGGTAAAGGAGAAGGACCCAGACCTCTATGGGATTATAGTCAAGGTTTTAGGAGGTCCTGAGCAGGCTAAGGGGGATAATTAG
- a CDS encoding translation initiation factor IF-6, whose translation MAFNVAKLQVYGNNNIGVYAFANDKIALVPPDVDQKDRQVIEEVLGVDTYETTIMGTRLLGVLVAGNDSGLLVPSTINDDELRKLKENVGGDMNIGVLPTTNNAIGNLVAANNHGALVYPGLDDSATKIISDVLGVEVVKRAISGISTVGAIIAVTDIGGLSHPDTSDEELKFLSDLFKVPFRTGTVNFGVSFIRTGIVVNTKGAIVGASTSGPEIARIQMVFSGL comes from the coding sequence TTGGCCTTTAACGTGGCTAAGTTGCAGGTTTACGGCAACAACAATATTGGGGTTTACGCGTTTGCCAACGACAAGATAGCGCTGGTGCCACCTGACGTCGACCAGAAGGATAGGCAGGTCATAGAGGAGGTGCTAGGTGTGGACACCTATGAGACCACAATTATGGGCACGAGACTGCTGGGAGTTCTTGTTGCAGGTAACGACAGCGGCCTTCTAGTGCCTAGTACTATAAATGATGATGAGCTCAGGAAGCTCAAGGAAAACGTTGGTGGCGACATGAATATAGGGGTCCTTCCCACTACGAACAATGCCATAGGGAACCTGGTGGCTGCTAATAATCATGGAGCGCTCGTGTATCCTGGGCTCGATGACAGCGCCACAAAGATAATCTCAGACGTCCTTGGGGTGGAGGTTGTGAAGAGAGCTATTTCAGGCATAAGCACAGTTGGCGCAATCATAGCTGTTACGGACATTGGAGGTCTCTCCCACCCAGACACCTCTGACGAGGAGCTGAAGTTTCTGAGTGACCTATTCAAGGTACCCTTTAGGACGGGTACTGTAAACTTCGGTGTCTCGTTTATAAGGACTGGCATAGTCGTCAACACTAAGGGAGCCATAGTGGGTGCGAGCACAAGCGGTCCTGAGATAGCAAGGATACAGATGGTGTTCTCAGGCCTTTGA
- a CDS encoding 50S ribosomal protein L31e: MEPGEAFVYTFNLKSVYFGRRTNRAKRAVDLLRSLVSRHTKVPPEAIKIMDEVNNYIWSRGIQRPPRRVKVLVRVVKDEEGNVKAVVMLANKKMKPGKVELKTS, encoded by the coding sequence ATGGAACCTGGGGAGGCATTCGTTTACACCTTTAACCTAAAGAGTGTATACTTCGGTCGTAGAACGAACAGGGCCAAGAGGGCTGTTGACCTCTTAAGGAGCTTGGTCTCGAGACATACCAAGGTGCCGCCAGAAGCCATAAAAATAATGGATGAAGTCAACAACTACATTTGGAGTAGGGGGATCCAGAGGCCGCCTAGGAGAGTTAAGGTGCTAGTGAGAGTTGTTAAGGACGAGGAGGGCAATGTAAAGGCTGTGGTCATGCTTGCTAATAAGAAAATGAAGCCTGGAAAGGTCGAACTCAAGACCTCTTAA
- a CDS encoding 50S ribosomal protein L39e codes for MSRHKPLARKLRLAKAFKSNQAVPAWVVVKTLRKFTFNPKRRQWRVSKLKV; via the coding sequence ATGTCAAGGCACAAGCCCCTTGCAAGGAAGCTTCGTCTTGCCAAGGCCTTTAAGAGTAACCAGGCAGTGCCAGCGTGGGTTGTAGTAAAGACCTTAAGGAAGTTCACATTTAACCCGAAGAGGAGGCAGTGGAGGGTCTCAAAGCTGAAGGTGTGA
- a CDS encoding DNA-binding protein — translation MSGYSDYDDSDEYDEELEELKRRRLEELRREAEAKRRQQEEAAKREAEVMAVLRTMLEPDALNRISNLKLVRPELADAAIQAIISLVQAGRLTPPVDDETVKNILIQLDSRSRREYEIKFKRK, via the coding sequence ATGAGCGGCTACTCGGACTACGACGATTCTGACGAATATGACGAGGAGCTAGAGGAGCTAAAGAGGAGGAGGCTAGAGGAGCTAAGAAGAGAGGCCGAGGCTAAGCGGAGGCAGCAGGAGGAGGCCGCTAAGCGCGAGGCCGAGGTGATGGCAGTCCTTAGGACTATGTTGGAGCCAGACGCACTTAACAGAATATCCAACCTGAAGCTCGTCAGACCTGAGCTGGCTGACGCAGCTATCCAGGCCATTATATCACTAGTTCAGGCCGGAAGGCTGACGCCTCCGGTTGACGATGAGACCGTGAAAAACATTTTAATACAGCTGGACAGCAGGTCCCGTAGGGAGTACGAGATAAAGTTCAAGCGGAAGTGA